A genomic stretch from Magnetovibrio sp. includes:
- a CDS encoding pyridoxamine 5'-phosphate oxidase family protein, whose product MNDELTVTERTRLRRLHQRGSFDRKTIHAILDAMALCHVGFVLDGKPVVIPTFQWREGNHVYWHGSAASRGIRASQDRDVCLTVSLLDGMVLARSAMHHSANFRSVMIYGRPTIVDDPDRKAASLNAFIDKLYPGRSALLRPMTAQEAKATTVLSMPIDEASAKIRDDGVCDDEEDYALPIWAGVLPVRYIVGDPVPDPRNVAGVEMPAHVKAFTLG is encoded by the coding sequence ATGAACGACGAATTGACCGTAACCGAGCGCACCCGGTTGCGCCGCCTGCACCAGCGCGGCAGCTTCGACCGCAAAACCATCCATGCGATTTTGGACGCGATGGCGCTGTGCCACGTCGGCTTCGTGCTGGACGGTAAGCCGGTGGTGATCCCGACGTTTCAATGGCGCGAAGGCAATCACGTCTACTGGCACGGCTCGGCGGCCAGCCGGGGCATTCGTGCGTCACAAGATCGGGATGTCTGTCTGACGGTGTCGCTGTTGGACGGCATGGTGTTGGCGCGCTCGGCCATGCACCACTCGGCGAACTTTCGGTCGGTGATGATTTATGGCCGCCCGACGATCGTCGACGACCCCGACCGCAAAGCGGCAAGTCTGAACGCGTTCATCGACAAGCTTTATCCCGGACGCAGCGCCCTGTTGCGGCCCATGACCGCGCAGGAAGCCAAAGCGACGACGGTGCTGTCCATGCCGATCGACGAGGCCTCGGCCAAGATCCGCGACGACGGCGTGTGCGACGATGAAGAAGACTACGCCCTGCCGATCTGGGCGGGCGTGCTGCCGGTCCGGTACATTGTCGGCGATCCGGTCCCCGATCCGCGCAACGTGGCGGGCGTCGAAATGCCCGCGCACGTCAAAGCGTTTACATTGGGGTGA
- a CDS encoding DoxX family protein yields the protein MPALSGLYCRAVQRLKAIPDGLMVLMARVGLGAFFVRAGQTKVDGDFNLTDTTLYLFREEYKVPLLSPEVAAYTATAAEHVLGALLIVGLATRLSALGLLGMTLVIQVFVYPGSWPDHLLWAAVLMFILARGPGWLAADRGLCKITGHTCAVSPQP from the coding sequence ATGCCCGCTCTTTCCGGCTTGTATTGCCGCGCCGTGCAACGTCTCAAAGCAATCCCTGACGGCCTGATGGTGCTGATGGCGCGGGTTGGCTTGGGCGCGTTTTTTGTGCGCGCCGGACAAACCAAAGTGGACGGCGATTTCAATCTCACCGACACCACCTTGTATCTGTTTCGCGAAGAATACAAAGTCCCCCTGCTGTCGCCCGAAGTCGCCGCCTACACGGCGACCGCCGCGGAACACGTACTCGGCGCGCTGTTGATCGTCGGCTTGGCGACCCGCTTGTCGGCGTTGGGACTGCTGGGCATGACGCTGGTGATCCAGGTGTTCGTCTACCCAGGCAGTTGGCCCGACCATTTGTTGTGGGCGGCGGTGCTGATGTTCATTTTGGCCCGCGGTCCGGGCTGGCTGGCCGCCGATCGCGGACTGTGCAAAATCACCGGCCACACCTGCGCCGTTTCCCCACAGCCGTGA
- a CDS encoding PLP-dependent aminotransferase family protein: MPDHPLIGLSLDPNAPTAMFAQIYDALRQRIVCGEIGAGRRLPPSRSFAEELGVSRTTVVTAYDQLIAEGFAEGRTGSGVYVSDIGTVEIAPAPQPRSVAETPALAQPSALRPFHPGHPDMRLFPHRQWGQCLARVARTDPQALAIQTDPFGDLLLRTAIADYLAEWRAMKVSPEQILITAGASDALEICVRTLAQPGDSVALENPGYRVLRALIQSLGLQTIWLDVDEHGAQLPTATPVPLMSVLTPSSQYPLGGAMPLARRRDFLAWSEHHGGWIVEDDYDSEFRYGGRPIPALSSFDNHGRTLYIGSFSKVFSDTLRLGFLVMPRHLIPNIGATLARFGSKASLIGQRPLGVFMQDGGFYRHIRRMRRIYAERRRVLIGLFRDHFIDERVQWRDHHSGMHLVVHLPSDCDDVEIAARATDAGLSCPALSTYCAGAHPRRGLLLGFCGFDAPALQDAMPKLARIVMDALNRIP; this comes from the coding sequence TTGCCAGATCACCCCCTCATCGGCCTGTCCCTCGACCCGAACGCACCCACGGCGATGTTCGCGCAGATCTATGACGCCTTGCGCCAGCGTATCGTGTGCGGTGAAATCGGTGCGGGCCGACGCTTGCCGCCATCGCGCAGTTTTGCCGAAGAATTGGGTGTGTCGCGCACCACCGTCGTCACCGCTTACGACCAGTTGATTGCCGAAGGCTTTGCCGAGGGGCGCACTGGTTCGGGCGTTTACGTCAGCGACATCGGTACGGTCGAAATCGCACCCGCCCCTCAACCACGCTCCGTCGCCGAGACGCCTGCCCTTGCGCAACCGTCTGCCTTGCGCCCCTTTCATCCCGGCCATCCGGATATGCGCTTATTTCCTCACCGCCAATGGGGACAGTGCTTGGCGCGCGTGGCACGCACCGATCCGCAGGCCTTGGCGATCCAGACTGATCCGTTCGGCGATCTTTTGTTGCGCACCGCCATTGCCGATTACCTCGCCGAATGGCGGGCGATGAAAGTTTCGCCCGAACAAATTTTGATCACCGCAGGGGCCAGCGACGCCCTCGAAATCTGTGTACGCACCCTGGCCCAACCGGGAGATTCGGTCGCTTTGGAAAATCCCGGCTACCGGGTGCTGCGGGCACTGATTCAAAGTCTCGGCCTGCAAACCATCTGGCTGGATGTGGATGAACACGGCGCGCAACTGCCAACCGCAACGCCGGTGCCATTGATGAGCGTGCTGACCCCGTCGTCGCAATATCCCCTCGGCGGTGCGATGCCGTTGGCGCGGCGGCGCGATTTTTTGGCCTGGAGCGAACATCATGGCGGTTGGATCGTCGAAGACGATTACGACAGCGAGTTTCGCTACGGTGGGCGCCCGATTCCCGCCTTGTCCAGTTTCGACAATCATGGCCGCACGCTTTATATCGGCAGCTTTTCGAAAGTTTTTTCCGATACCTTGCGGCTGGGCTTTTTGGTGATGCCCCGCCACCTCATCCCGAACATCGGCGCGACCTTGGCGCGGTTTGGCTCAAAAGCGTCCCTGATCGGCCAACGCCCGTTGGGCGTGTTCATGCAAGACGGTGGGTTTTATCGCCATATCCGGCGCATGCGCCGCATCTATGCGGAACGCCGCCGCGTCTTGATCGGATTGTTCCGCGATCATTTCATTGATGAGCGGGTGCAGTGGCGCGATCATCACAGCGGCATGCACTTGGTCGTGCATCTGCCGTCCGATTGCGACGACGTCGAAATCGCGGCGCGCGCCACTGACGCAGGCCTGTCGTGCCCGGCACTATCGACCTACTGCGCGGGGGCACACCCAAGACGCGGTTTGTTGCTCGGATTTTGCGGTTTCGACGCGCCTGCGCTGCAAGACGCTATGCCGAAACTGGCACGAATCGTCATGGACGCCTTAAACCGGATACCGTGA